Sequence from the uncultured Flavobacterium sp. genome:
AAAGTCCTTCAAATTCAAATTCGAATGTAAATCCTAACGATCCTAATTTATACGAAGTTCAAAAAGGAGATACCTTATATTCGATTTCAAAAAAATTCAACGTATTGGTTGATGACTTAAAACAGAAAAATAATCTTTCGGATAATGCGCTTTCTATTGGTCAAAAGTTGAAAGTGAAATAATTATCAATTGTTAGTTAGTAATTGTTAATTATAAAATTTCTACAAATTTGTCTATGAAAAAGAATGTCACAGTTGGAATCTTTATTTTTGCAATAATTTTAAGTATTAGAGTTTTTTGTGGAGTTTATATTCATGATGAATTTGCCGAAAGGCATTTTTTTATAAAACATCGTCCAACATGGAAATGGTTATTTTATTCTCCCATCGGAATGTCTGACAAAAAACTTGGAGATCTTAGTGAAGAGGAACAAATTGAACAAAAATATTTTAATGAGTTTATCACAGGCCAACGTTTAATTTTCTAATTAAATCTAAAACCTGAACTCAAAAATCTAAAATAAAAAATGATATATAAAAGAAGTAGTCAGCTTTTTGCTGAAGCAGAAAAAGTAATTCCGGGAGGAGTAAATTCACCAGTAAGAGCCTTTAAAGCGGTTGGAGGAACTCCTATTTTTGTAAAAAGTGCCAAAGGTGCTTATTTGTATGACGAAGACGGAAATAAATTAATAGATTATATCAATTCTTGGGGACCAATGGTTTTAGGTCATGCATATCAGCCAGTTGTTGATGCCGTGATTGAAAAAGCAAAGTTGGGAACTTCATTTGGAATGCCAACAGAATTAGAGACTGAAATTGCTGCTTTGGCGGTTTCTATGGTTCCGAATATTGATAAAATACGTTTTGTAAATTCAGGTACAGAAGCTTGTATGAGCGCGATTCGTTTGGCTCGCGGATTTACAAAAAGAGATAAAATTATAAAATTTGCAGGTTGCTATCACGGACATTCTGATTCTTTTTTGATTCAGGCTGGAAGTGGAGCCGTAACTTTTGGATCTCCAAATAGTCCGGGAGTTACTGAAGGAACTGCAAAAGATACTTTGTTGGCAAAATACAATGATTTAGAGAATGTAAAAACTCTAATTGAAGCGAACAAAAACGAAATCGCGGCTATAATTATCGAACCAGTTGCAGGAAATATGGGATGTATTCCGCCTCAAAAAGGTTTCTTGCAAGGTTTAAGAGATTTGTGTACTGCAAACGGAATTTTACTAATTTTTGATGAGGTAATGACAGGTTTCCGTTTGGCTCGCGGTGGAGTTCAGGAATTGTTTAATATCAACGCTGATATTGTTACTTTCGGAAAAGTGATTGGTGGAGGTTTGCCAGTTGGGGCTTTTGCTGCACGTGCTGAAATCATGAATTATTTAGCGCCACTTGGACCAGTTTATCAAGCGGGAACATTATCTGGAAATCCTCTTGCAATGGCGGCAGGATTAGCAATGTTGCAATCTCTTGATAATGATCGTGCAATTTTTGATCGTTTAGACGAAAAAACAGCTTATTTAGAAGCAGGAATTGACAGAGTTTTAAAAGCAAATAATGTTGTTTTTACAATCAATAGAGTAGGTTCAATGATTTCTGTGCATTTTGATGCAAATCCGGTTGTTGATTTTCAAACAGCGGCAAAAGGAGATAATGAAACCTTCAAAAAATTCTTTCACGGTTTGTTAAACGAAGGAGTTTATATTGCACCATCTGCATATGAAACTTGGTTTATTACTGATGCATTGACATACGAAGATTTAGATTTTACAATTAATGCAATTGATAAGGTTTCAAAGACATTTTAAATCTTAAAACAGATAATATTTTTCAATTTAAGGTTCAGATTTTTCATAAAAGCTGAACCTTTTTTTATGATTTTACTTTCGATTATACTTGTTAATAAATTGTTAAGAAGAAGGTTTGCTTTTTTATAAGTAGAATAAAAATTATTTTTGTTCATCAAAAACCACTAAACCTACCAATAAATGAATAAGTTTTTCATTTTTATTACAATGGCATTTTTCATGCTGTTTTCTACTAATCAATTTGCCCAATCAAACAAAAAGACATCCAAAAAAGACGAACCTGTAGTTGCACCGCCAGAAAAAAAATCGGAATCAACAATTAAAGAATACAGCAAAGTAATTACTAAAGACGCTGTTTCTGATGACGGACTTTTTAAAGTGCACAAGGTGGATAAAAAATACTACTTTGAAATCCCGAATAAGTATTTAAATAAAGATATGCTTTTGGTAAGCAGACTTTCAAAATTACCTGCTAATTTAGGCGGAGGATATGTAAATGCCGGTTCAGAAACTAATGAACAATTGATCATTTGGCAGCGTT
This genomic interval carries:
- the hemL gene encoding glutamate-1-semialdehyde 2,1-aminomutase encodes the protein MIYKRSSQLFAEAEKVIPGGVNSPVRAFKAVGGTPIFVKSAKGAYLYDEDGNKLIDYINSWGPMVLGHAYQPVVDAVIEKAKLGTSFGMPTELETEIAALAVSMVPNIDKIRFVNSGTEACMSAIRLARGFTKRDKIIKFAGCYHGHSDSFLIQAGSGAVTFGSPNSPGVTEGTAKDTLLAKYNDLENVKTLIEANKNEIAAIIIEPVAGNMGCIPPQKGFLQGLRDLCTANGILLIFDEVMTGFRLARGGVQELFNINADIVTFGKVIGGGLPVGAFAARAEIMNYLAPLGPVYQAGTLSGNPLAMAAGLAMLQSLDNDRAIFDRLDEKTAYLEAGIDRVLKANNVVFTINRVGSMISVHFDANPVVDFQTAAKGDNETFKKFFHGLLNEGVYIAPSAYETWFITDALTYEDLDFTINAIDKVSKTF